The Pan troglodytes isolate AG18354 chromosome 7, NHGRI_mPanTro3-v2.0_pri, whole genome shotgun sequence genome has a window encoding:
- the LOC112204161 gene encoding guanine nucleotide-binding protein G(I)/G(S)/G(O) subunit gamma-5 gives MFLKIITSRPHIALLSGPTDPQATTPQIGSALACIISGSPSLAAIKKVLQQLWLEAGLNFIKVSQGSSNLKQFCLQNVPHDFLLTGVSSSTKLSRLQNVCSLLWSNGPFKGFPNHFS, from the coding sequence atgtttttaaaaattatcacatCAAGGCCACACATTGCCCTACTGTCTGGTCCCACTGACCCACAAGCCACCACCCCACAGATTGGCTCGGCTCTGGCCTGCATCATATCTGgttcccccagccttgctgctataaagaaagtGCTTCAACAGCTCTGGCTGGAGGCTGGGCTCAACTTCATCAAAGTATCCCAGGGATCTTCGAACTTGAAACAATTCTGTCTGCAGAATGTTCCACATGACTTCCTGCTGACTGGGGTATCTTCGAGTACAAAACTCTCCAGACTCCAGAACGTCTGTTCCCTTTTGTGGTCAAATGGACCTTTCAAAGGTTTCCCAAACCACTTCTCATGA